The sequence AGTTGTTGATGCAAAATATTCCACACACTTTAATTACTGATAATGCCGGTGGTCATTTAATGCAAAACGGTTTAGTGGATTTAGTGATAGTAGGAACAGATCGTACCAGTAATACAGGTGATGTTTGTAATAAAATCGGTACGTATTTAAAAGCCTTGGCTGCTTATGATAATCATATTCCATTTTATGTTGCGGCGCCTTCATCAAGTATTGATTGGAATATGCATGATGCATTTTCCGAATTGGAGATTGAGGAACGAGATACACACGAAGTGAAATATATCAAAGGAAAGTTTCAAAATAAAATTGTTGAAGTATTAATTTGTCCGGAGGATACTCCTGCTTCTAATTTTAGTTTTGATATTACACCTGCAAAATATATTACAGGCTTAATTACTGAAAGAGGAATTTGCGAATCAAGTAATCAAGGGTTAAAAGAATTATTTCCTGAAAAATTTTAATTGAATGCCATTAATTGACGAGGGATATATTAAGTATAAAATTGATTGGAAGAATGTAATTCTGGAGGCAGATGATTTTCTTTTACACTTAATGCATTATAGAGATAAACTAAAATATCAAAATTTAATTGGAGTGTATCCTGATGGAATTGGCTTTGGAAATATCAGTCAGCGTATTTATAATAGTACTGAATTTTATATTTCAGGTACACAAACCGGAGCCATAGAAAATTCTGCAATAAAAGATTATTCTAAGGTTACTGATTTTTCATTTTCTCAAAATTCTCTGCATTGTGAAGGTGAAGTAAAAGCGTCTTCTGAATCGCTTACACATGGTGCATTTTATATTTTTGGTTATAAGATCAACGCTGTAATTCATGTGCATCATAAAAATTTATGGAACACATTGCTTGGAATTGTTCCTACTACACCGACACATATTAAATATGGAACTCCTGAAATGGCTTTTGAAATTCAACGTTTGATTACGCACTATGAATTATCGGAAAAGCAAATTCTTGTAATGGCAGGTCATGAAGAAGGTATTTTTACTTTTGGTGAATCTTTAGAAGAGGCTTATGATGTATTAATGCAATACATGGATTTATATATTTGATTTGAATCTATTTCAAATAAAAATTGGTAACTCCAACTCGGGAATGATATTGTTTTCTTTTCCAATTTCAAATAATTTCTCTACCGCATCAATTCCCTCAAAACCAAAATCAACCGTAAATTTATTTACATATAATTCGATATGCTGGCGAATCACTGCAACTTCCATTTCCTGTGCATATTGTTTTACATATTGCATAGTTTGATTTGGATTTTCAAGTGCATGTTCAACACTTTTTCGCAGAAGATTATTTATTCGGATTTGTTTTTCCTTCGGCATATTTCTGGCAATTGCAATTGCTCCCAATGGAATAGGAACATGATAAGTAGTTTCCCAATATTCACCGAGGTCAATTATTTTTTTTAATCCTTTTGCCTGATAAGTAAATCGATTTTCATGAATAATTACACCGGCATCCACCGTATTTTTTAAAATAGCAGCTTCTATTTCTGAGAATAGCATTTCTTGTTTTTTTTTCAAGTCAGGAAATGCAATGCTCAATAAGAAATTTGCTGTGGTGAGTTTACCCGGAATTGCAATATCTTTTTGTGATAACTTATCTATTGGAATATCATTTTTTGAAATAAGAATTGGTCCACAACCATTGCCCAAAGCTGCACCTGAGTAAAGTAATTGATAATGTTTACTTACATAGGCAAATGCATGAAAACTGAGTTTTGTAATTGTATATTTCCCCAGCAATGCATTTTGATTTAGTGTTTCTACATCCTCATATACAGGTATAAATGTAAAATCTTCTGTATCAATTTTTTTATGAATCAATGCATCAAAAATGAAAGTATCATTAGGGCAAGGTGAAAATGCAATTGTTATTTCCATTATACAGATAATTCTTTTATTGCATTAATTAAAACACTATTTAAATTCTCAACTGCAAGAGGAATATTCCAATTCGATTTATTCCTTGGTTCTACAAAATTTGAAACAGTTCTTATTTGATAAAAAGGGATATTAAAAAATCGGCATGCATAAAAAAATGCAAAACCTTCCATACTTTCCGTATCCGGATTTAATCTGCGTTTTATTGCATTAATTGATTCTGCTTTTCCATGCACTGTATTCACCGTAATGCTTTTTACTTTTTGCAATGCATTCCACACTTGCAATGGTTGTGAATTATTTTCAATGAAATCTTGAGTAATTATTTTTTCTAATTCACTATATAAATTTAATTGAGATGCAGGTAAAAATCGGGAGTTTTTTTCTGCTCCAAAATCAGCCATATTATCAAGTAGCACTTCTACTGTTGTGCCAATACGAATTTTCTTTTTAAAGGATCCACATATACCTGCATTGATTGCCAGATCATATTTATTTTTCTGTAAAATTCTACCAAGATGAAATGCAGTGTGATTAATTCCCGCACCTGTAATCAATACATCCAGATTAATTCCTTTTTGAAGTTTTATTTGAAATAAATTTAAATCCCCGGAATTTTCAGTTGTATTAAATTCCTGAAGCAAAGGCATTATTTCAAAAGATGTAGCTGCAACAATTAATATTCGCATTGCCTATATATTGAGAAAAAAAAACCACCATAATTTATGGTGGCGTGAGGTCGGAAGCGGATTCGAACCGCTGTATGAGCTTTTGCAGAGCTCTGCCTAGCCACTCGGCCATCCGACCATTGTGCAAAGATATAGGAATTTATGCAGCTAAAAAATTATCTATAAAAGCATATCAGCATCCCAATTAATTTCAACACCCGAAGATTCCACTACGCCATCCAATGGTGGATTTATTTTTTTTATTTGAACATTAATAGTTTCTAATTTATTTCCAAACTCTTTTTTTATTTCATTGATAATGTTGTTTGCAACATATTCCATTAAATTGGCAGGTTGCATTACGCATTTCTTTACGATGGAATATATTATAGAGTAATCAATTGTGTCTGCTAAATAATCATTTTGTCCATTAATACCTTTTCCGGAAACAATTACATTTATCATAAGACGGCTTCCGAATAATTTTTCTTTTTGCAAAACACCTACAGGTGCCCGGAATTCCATCCCTTCTAACAATAACTTACCCATGAACTATGTTTTCTGCGAATGTAAATATTTTGATTTGTACGGATTCAATTTTTACAAGAATTGTAGTACTTATCTTTGCAACTAAATAATAAAATATGCCAAACGATTTATTTGAAGGAGTGGATTATTTTAATGTGGACGATTTACTTACCACAGAACAAAAATTAGTGCGTGATGCTGTAAGACAATTTGTAAAAAAGGAGATTTCTCCTATTATAGAAGATTATGCGCAGAAGGCAGAAACACCAATGCAATTAATTAAAGGACTTGCAGAGGTGGGTGCATTCGGCCCATCTATTCCCGCAGAATATGGCGGTGGTGGATTAGACGATATTAGTTATGGACTTATTATGCAGGAAATTGAAAGAGGCGACAGTGGAATTCGTTCTTTGGTTTCTGTGCAAGGTTCTTTAGTAATGTATCCTATTTATGCTTTTGGATCAGAAGAACAAAAAAGAAAATATTTACCAAAATTAGGTGCAGGTGAAATTATTGGATGTTTTGGATTAACAGAACCTGATCATGGTTCTAATCCGGGTGGAATGATTAGCACTATAAAAGATAAAGGCGATTATTATTTATTGAATGGTGCAAAAATGTGGATCTCCAATGCACCGTTTGCAGACATTGCGGTTGTATGGGCTAAAGATGATGAGGGAAAAATTCGTGGGATAATTGTAGAACGTGGAATGGAAGGATTTACTACACCGGAAACACATGGTAAATGGTCGTTACGTGCATCCGCCACAGGCGAATTAGTTTTTGATAATGTGAAAGTGCCGAAAGAAAATATATTGCCAGGAGTAAAAGGTTTGAAAGGACCACTCTCATGTTTATCCACTGCTCGTTATGGAATTGCATGGGGTGCTATTGGTGCAGCGATGGATTGTTATGATACTGCATTGCGCTATTCAAAAGAGCGAATTCAATTCGGAAAACCTATTGCAGGATTTCAATTGCAACAAAAAAAATTAGCAGAGATGATTACTGAAATTACCAAAGCGCAATTATTAGCATGGCGTCTTGGAACTTTAAAAATTGAAGGAAAAGTTACACCTGCTCAAATTTCACTCGCCAAAAGAAATAATGTAGATATGGCATTGCATATTGCCAGAGAAGCACGTCAAATGTTGGGAGGCATGGGCATTACAGGAGAATATCCGATAATGCGTCATATGATGAATCTGGAAAGTGTAATTACTTATGAGGGAACTCACGATGTACATTTACTAATTACCGGTGCAGATATTACCGGTATTGAAGCATTTAAATAATTGCAGTAATTGCATTTATTTAATTACATGTAAAGTATTCCTAATAATAATTTTTATTTTCTCACTTCTAATTCACAGTAACATTTTATTGTGGACAATTCGTTTATAAATTTTGTTGATTGTATCTAAATTGTACTCCTGTAAGCAAAGTGTATTGTGCGTATTTATTTATCTTAAAATCCTTGCATTCATGTCGTGTTTCATTCTATTTTTGATCCTCCTATTTATAGTAAAACTCAGAAATATTTTTGCAGAGTTGAGAGGTACACAATTTTTGTGTGGGCGGAGCTTTATTGTTGTAACTGTACAAACCAAAACAAACAATGACTATTAACGAAGGGAATACATCCGATGTAAACAGAACAGGAAAACGTATTAGCAAACAAACTGATGCTACAAGTTTTGCATTAGGGAAAGTGCCGCCTCAGGCTGTTGATTTGGAAGAAGCTGTATTGGGTGCATTTATGATTGATAGAGATGCTGTAACTAACGCTATTGAATTATTGCGTATTGATAGTTTTTATGATGACAGACACAAACTTATTTTTGAAGCAATCAGAAAATTGTTTGAAAAAACACAACCTATTGATTTATTAACTGTAACAGAAATGTTGCGCAGTATGGGTAAGTTGGAAGAATGTGGTGGACCGTATTATATTACTAGTTTAACAAATAGAGTGGCTTCAGCCGCACACGTTGAACATCATGCACGTATTGTTACACAAAAATTTATTCAGCGTGAATTAATTCGCATCAGCACCGAGATAGTAAAAGATTCTTACGAAGACACAACAGATGTTTTCGAATTATTAGATAAAGCAGAACAATCGTTATTTCAAATTGCAGATAATAATTTACGTACAAGTTTTACTGATATCAGAAATTTAATCAGTAATACAATTGCAGAAATTGATGAAGCTCGTAAACATGAAGATTCACTTACCGGATGTCCTACAGGTTTTACAAGATTGGATCGACTGACAGGTGGTTGGCAAAAAAGTGATTTAATAATTGTAGCTGCAAGACCATCTATGGGTAAAACAGCTTTTACGCTTTCTATCGCAAGAAATGCTGCAGTAGATTTTAATAAACCGGTTGCAATATTTTCATTAGAGATGTCTTCTCAGCAGTTAGTAAAAAGATTAATTAGTGCGGAAACAGAATTGCCTGCCGAAAAAATTATTAAAGGTCAACTTGCAGAACATGAGATGGTGCAATTGATGAAAAAAAGTGGAGCGTTAGGTGATGCGCCAATTTTTATTGATGATACTCCTGCAATAAATATTTTTGAATTACGTGCAAAATGTCGTCGATTAAAAATGCAACACGATATTCAATTAGTGGTAATTGATTATTTGCAATTAATGACATCATCAGAAAATGGAAAAGCAGGTAATAGAGAGCAAGAGATAAGTTCAATCAGCCGTGCATTAAAAAGTATCGCTAAAGAATTAAATATTCCCATCATAGCACTTTCACAGTTGAGTAGAAAAGTGGAAGACAGAGGTGGAAATAAACGACCAATACTTTCCGATTTGCGTGAGTCGGGAGCCATTGAACAGGATGCGGATTTAGTTTGCTTTTTATACAGACCGGAATATTATGGATTTGATGAAGATGATGAAGGCAACTCAACAAAAGGTGTGGCAGAAGTAATTATTGCAAAACATAGAAATGGTGCTTTGGACAGAGTGCGGGTTCGATTTATTGATCAGTATATCAAGTTTGTGGATATGGAAGAATTTCCTCGTCAGAATTTATCTCCACTTTCTGATCATTTAAAAGAATCGAAAGTTACCGTAACCCGCAAATCCAAAATGGATGATATGCCGGATGATGATGTTCCATTCTGATTTTAATTATTTATTCGTTAGCCGAATTAAATAAAGTGTAATTAAAAGATAAATGATGTTTGGAATATTTGCACCGATTATTGGGGGCAAACTTCCATTCACAGAAAATGAAGAAGAGAATTGCAGAAATACTACATACAAAGATGCAAGAGCAAGCGCTGCAACAATATTTAATCCCATAC is a genomic window of Bacteroidota bacterium containing:
- a CDS encoding class II aldolase/adducin family protein, with the protein product MPLIDEGYIKYKIDWKNVILEADDFLLHLMHYRDKLKYQNLIGVYPDGIGFGNISQRIYNSTEFYISGTQTGAIENSAIKDYSKVTDFSFSQNSLHCEGEVKASSESLTHGAFYIFGYKINAVIHVHHKNLWNTLLGIVPTTPTHIKYGTPEMAFEIQRLITHYELSEKQILVMAGHEEGIFTFGESLEEAYDVLMQYMDLYI
- a CDS encoding acyl-CoA dehydrogenase family protein, which codes for MPNDLFEGVDYFNVDDLLTTEQKLVRDAVRQFVKKEISPIIEDYAQKAETPMQLIKGLAEVGAFGPSIPAEYGGGGLDDISYGLIMQEIERGDSGIRSLVSVQGSLVMYPIYAFGSEEQKRKYLPKLGAGEIIGCFGLTEPDHGSNPGGMISTIKDKGDYYLLNGAKMWISNAPFADIAVVWAKDDEGKIRGIIVERGMEGFTTPETHGKWSLRASATGELVFDNVKVPKENILPGVKGLKGPLSCLSTARYGIAWGAIGAAMDCYDTALRYSKERIQFGKPIAGFQLQQKKLAEMITEITKAQLLAWRLGTLKIEGKVTPAQISLAKRNNVDMALHIAREARQMLGGMGITGEYPIMRHMMNLESVITYEGTHDVHLLITGADITGIEAFK
- the dnaB gene encoding replicative DNA helicase, with translation MTINEGNTSDVNRTGKRISKQTDATSFALGKVPPQAVDLEEAVLGAFMIDRDAVTNAIELLRIDSFYDDRHKLIFEAIRKLFEKTQPIDLLTVTEMLRSMGKLEECGGPYYITSLTNRVASAAHVEHHARIVTQKFIQRELIRISTEIVKDSYEDTTDVFELLDKAEQSLFQIADNNLRTSFTDIRNLISNTIAEIDEARKHEDSLTGCPTGFTRLDRLTGGWQKSDLIIVAARPSMGKTAFTLSIARNAAVDFNKPVAIFSLEMSSQQLVKRLISAETELPAEKIIKGQLAEHEMVQLMKKSGALGDAPIFIDDTPAINIFELRAKCRRLKMQHDIQLVVIDYLQLMTSSENGKAGNREQEISSISRALKSIAKELNIPIIALSQLSRKVEDRGGNKRPILSDLRESGAIEQDADLVCFLYRPEYYGFDEDDEGNSTKGVAEVIIAKHRNGALDRVRVRFIDQYIKFVDMEEFPRQNLSPLSDHLKESKVTVTRKSKMDDMPDDDVPF
- a CDS encoding dihydroneopterin aldolase translates to MGKLLLEGMEFRAPVGVLQKEKLFGSRLMINVIVSGKGINGQNDYLADTIDYSIIYSIVKKCVMQPANLMEYVANNIINEIKKEFGNKLETINVQIKKINPPLDGVVESSGVEINWDADMLL
- the mqnB gene encoding futalosine hydrolase, with the translated sequence MRILIVAATSFEIMPLLQEFNTTENSGDLNLFQIKLQKGINLDVLITGAGINHTAFHLGRILQKNKYDLAINAGICGSFKKKIRIGTTVEVLLDNMADFGAEKNSRFLPASQLNLYSELEKIITQDFIENNSQPLQVWNALQKVKSITVNTVHGKAESINAIKRRLNPDTESMEGFAFFYACRFFNIPFYQIRTVSNFVEPRNKSNWNIPLAVENLNSVLINAIKELSV
- a CDS encoding 1,4-dihydroxy-6-naphthoate synthase; this encodes MEITIAFSPCPNDTFIFDALIHKKIDTEDFTFIPVYEDVETLNQNALLGKYTITKLSFHAFAYVSKHYQLLYSGAALGNGCGPILISKNDIPIDKLSQKDIAIPGKLTTANFLLSIAFPDLKKKQEMLFSEIEAAILKNTVDAGVIIHENRFTYQAKGLKKIIDLGEYWETTYHVPIPLGAIAIARNMPKEKQIRINNLLRKSVEHALENPNQTMQYVKQYAQEMEVAVIRQHIELYVNKFTVDFGFEGIDAVEKLFEIGKENNIIPELELPIFI